The Aequorivita sublithincola DSM 14238 genome window below encodes:
- a CDS encoding T9SS type A sorting domain-containing protein, translating to MIKKYLIALLLGVFTFSSYAQYELFDDFEFYNIGPISVQAPHWRAWSGDNGGLDDAIVLDVEYFSGLQSLYIEGLTDILLLIQSTPTSNVYAVQFNLLIPGGKSGYFNMQAASTKDGIPWNGSLMGGNVFFNCDGASPGFGIVSGVNDCTAFDQSFSFPEDQWFKVDCIYNLDAQTWDMYIDDIKVIINQPFAFGSQVFVELAAIEFASISVNNQMYIDDVVLGNPQIGVDDFTANKFSVYPNPVKDMLSIKSANAVDNVTVYDILGKVVLQENPEKISPAINMSGLASGSYLVKVTIGNNSKTVKILK from the coding sequence ATGATAAAAAAATACCTTATCGCACTTCTTTTAGGTGTATTCACCTTTTCATCTTACGCTCAATATGAACTTTTTGATGATTTTGAATTTTACAATATAGGCCCAATTTCTGTACAAGCTCCCCATTGGAGAGCTTGGTCTGGCGATAATGGTGGCTTAGATGATGCTATTGTTCTAGATGTGGAATATTTTTCCGGTTTACAGTCTCTTTATATAGAAGGTTTAACCGACATATTATTATTAATTCAATCTACACCAACATCTAATGTTTACGCAGTTCAATTTAATCTATTGATTCCTGGAGGAAAATCTGGGTATTTTAATATGCAAGCTGCCAGCACTAAAGATGGAATTCCATGGAACGGATCATTGATGGGTGGCAATGTTTTCTTTAACTGCGACGGTGCTAGCCCAGGTTTCGGTATTGTTTCAGGAGTAAATGACTGTACTGCTTTTGACCAATCATTTTCGTTTCCAGAAGACCAATGGTTTAAAGTTGATTGTATTTATAACCTAGATGCCCAAACTTGGGATATGTATATTGATGATATCAAAGTTATAATTAATCAGCCTTTCGCTTTTGGGTCTCAAGTATTTGTTGAATTAGCAGCGATTGAGTTCGCCTCAATAAGTGTTAATAATCAAATGTATATTGATGATGTAGTACTGGGTAATCCCCAAATAGGAGTGGATGATTTTACTGCGAACAAATTCTCTGTATATCCAAACCCAGTAAAAGACATGTTGAGCATTAAATCTGCCAATGCTGTTGACAATGTAACTGTTTATGATATCTTAGGAAAAGTAGTTCTTCAGGAAAATCCTGAGAAAATTTCTCCAGCTATCAACATGAGCGGTCTTGCTTCTGGTTCTTACTTAGTTAAAGTAACTATAGGGAACAACTCAAAAACAGTGAAGATTCTTAAATAA
- a CDS encoding ABC transporter substrate-binding protein, protein MEFIDQLNRKINLTKIPSRIVSLVPSQTELLVDLGLRDSIVGITKFCINPTDLRKEKTIVGGTKKVNFNKIRALNPDFIVCNKEENTEEMVLQLEEIAPVWVSDISTIPDCLEMIEKLGIIFEITEKASQIISKIHLELADFKMYMNDFPSKRVLYLIWKSPFMAAGKDTFIDSLLTLNNFENFISEENSRYPEVNWEDLKSVEVVLLSSEPYPFKEEHISEIRNKIDVEVKLVDGEYFSWYGTRLINAFDYFKTIH, encoded by the coding sequence ATGGAGTTCATTGATCAACTTAATAGAAAAATAAACCTTACCAAAATTCCTTCACGAATAGTCTCGCTAGTTCCGTCTCAAACGGAATTGTTGGTTGATCTTGGCTTGAGAGATAGTATTGTGGGGATTACTAAATTCTGCATTAATCCAACAGATTTGCGAAAGGAAAAGACCATTGTTGGAGGAACCAAAAAAGTCAATTTCAATAAAATAAGAGCGCTTAATCCAGACTTTATAGTTTGCAATAAAGAAGAGAATACAGAAGAAATGGTGCTTCAGTTAGAAGAAATCGCCCCTGTTTGGGTGAGTGATATTTCAACGATTCCAGATTGTCTGGAAATGATTGAAAAGCTTGGGATTATTTTTGAAATTACCGAAAAAGCTTCACAAATAATTTCAAAAATTCATTTGGAATTAGCCGATTTCAAAATGTATATGAATGATTTCCCATCGAAAAGAGTTCTTTATCTAATCTGGAAAAGCCCGTTTATGGCTGCGGGAAAAGATACATTTATTGATTCGCTTTTAACGCTAAATAATTTTGAAAACTTTATTTCTGAAGAAAATTCTCGTTATCCCGAGGTGAATTGGGAAGATTTGAAAAGTGTGGAAGTAGTATTATTATCATCCGAACCTTATCCATTCAAAGAGGAGCATATTTCAGAAATACGAAACAAAATTGATGTTGAGGTGAAATTGGTAGATGGAGAATATTTCAGTTGGTATGGAACTCGTTTAATAAATGCTTTCGACTATTTTAAAACAATTCACTGA
- the prfA gene encoding peptide chain release factor 1 — protein sequence MLERLQIIKQRFDEVSDLIIQPDIMSDQKRYIQLNKEYKDLRILMDKRAEYLELTDNITEAEELISDGSDAEMVEMAKLQQDEANTRLPILEDEIKFLLVPKDPEDAKNAVMEIRAGTGGDEASIFAGDLFRMYTKYCEGRGWKTNVIDLNEGTSGGFKEIQFEIEGDDVYGTLKFEAGVHRVQRVPQTETQGRVHTSAATVMVFPEAEDFDIEINPKDVRVDFFCSSGPGGQSVNTTYSAVRLTHVPTGLVAQCQDQKSQHKNKEKAFKVLRSRLYDMELAKKQAEDALKRGSMVTSGDRSAKIRTYNYSQGRVTDHRINFTLYNLGNIMNGDVQEIIDELQLVSNTEKLKETGETF from the coding sequence ATGTTAGAAAGGCTTCAAATAATAAAACAACGTTTTGACGAGGTGAGCGACCTTATAATTCAACCAGATATTATGAGCGACCAAAAGCGCTATATTCAGTTGAATAAAGAGTACAAAGATTTAAGAATTTTGATGGACAAGCGTGCAGAATATCTAGAACTTACGGATAATATTACTGAGGCCGAAGAACTGATTTCTGACGGAAGCGATGCCGAAATGGTTGAAATGGCAAAGCTACAGCAAGATGAAGCAAATACCCGTTTGCCAATTTTAGAAGATGAAATAAAATTTCTTTTAGTTCCCAAAGATCCCGAAGATGCTAAGAATGCCGTTATGGAGATTAGAGCAGGAACAGGTGGTGATGAAGCCAGTATTTTTGCAGGTGACCTTTTTAGAATGTATACAAAATACTGTGAAGGTAGGGGTTGGAAAACCAACGTAATAGATTTAAATGAAGGAACTAGCGGCGGCTTTAAAGAAATTCAATTTGAAATTGAAGGAGACGACGTTTATGGAACTTTAAAATTTGAAGCAGGCGTTCACCGTGTGCAAAGGGTTCCGCAAACTGAAACGCAAGGGCGAGTGCATACCAGCGCTGCAACCGTGATGGTTTTTCCAGAAGCCGAGGATTTTGATATTGAAATTAATCCAAAAGATGTTCGTGTGGATTTCTTTTGTTCTTCAGGACCTGGAGGACAGTCTGTGAACACTACCTATTCTGCGGTGCGACTTACGCACGTGCCTACTGGATTGGTGGCGCAGTGTCAAGATCAAAAATCGCAGCATAAGAACAAAGAGAAGGCATTTAAAGTGCTTCGTTCTCGTTTATATGATATGGAGCTGGCGAAAAAACAGGCTGAAGATGCCCTAAAACGTGGCTCTATGGTAACCAGTGGAGACCGTAGCGCAAAGATTAGAACCTACAATTATTCACAAGGACGTGTTACGGATCACCGAATTAACTTTACGCTTTACAACTTAGGAAATATTATGAATGGCGATGTTCAGGAAATAATAGATGAGTTGCAATTGGTTAGTAATACTGAAAAGTTAAAGGAAACAGGCGAAACGTTTTAA
- a CDS encoding CsgG/HfaB family protein gives MKIFFRTISLIGVLLFSSCGAFFNPPLYQEASRTGEFSKSTQPLLDLPQAAQPLEVAVYNFSDQTGQYKAVESGSTFSTAISQGGTTMLIKALEDSGWFIPIERENLSNLSTERNIIRNTKKEYIKNLNPDEPPLPPLLYAGLILEGGVISYDTNIITGGIGARYFGVGGSAKYRQDRITVYLRAVSTSNGEILKTVYVSKTILSQAIDASFFRFVKFQKLLEAETGVTQNEPVQIAMKDAIEKAVRDLIIEGIQKQFWSSQGGKEVNDQLVTDYLAEKEKDESTLLFDRLQVGREAQNALSISLGGNLPDNDYSTQDVGFLARLEYQRRFGRFFNANLKASVFRIDNGRQYRNVFASADINGEFALLPNDKFTPFIYAGSGVIIALLDPRNENVFDTGEPFFKVQYGVGLEYYISKKIGVKLFGEHNLVFTDKLEKAVQGKRNDFYYNFGLGLNYYFKL, from the coding sequence ATGAAGATATTTTTCAGAACAATTTCCTTGATTGGAGTCTTATTATTTTCTTCCTGTGGAGCCTTTTTTAATCCACCATTGTATCAAGAGGCTTCCCGCACTGGAGAATTTTCTAAATCTACCCAACCCCTTTTGGATCTGCCACAAGCGGCTCAGCCTTTGGAAGTCGCAGTCTATAATTTTAGTGACCAAACAGGGCAGTATAAAGCTGTTGAAAGCGGCAGTACCTTCAGCACGGCTATTTCTCAAGGAGGAACAACAATGTTAATAAAAGCCTTGGAAGATTCGGGATGGTTTATTCCCATTGAACGGGAAAATTTGAGCAACCTATCTACTGAGCGTAATATTATTCGCAACACTAAGAAGGAATATATAAAAAACTTAAACCCTGATGAGCCGCCACTACCACCACTTTTATATGCTGGGCTAATTTTGGAGGGTGGTGTAATCTCTTACGATACTAACATTATTACTGGTGGGATAGGAGCGCGTTATTTTGGTGTGGGAGGATCAGCAAAATATAGACAGGATAGAATAACCGTTTATTTGCGGGCGGTTTCAACCAGCAATGGAGAAATTTTGAAAACGGTATATGTTTCAAAAACAATTCTTTCGCAAGCAATTGATGCCAGTTTTTTTCGCTTTGTTAAATTTCAAAAATTATTGGAAGCGGAGACTGGTGTCACACAAAATGAGCCTGTTCAAATAGCTATGAAAGATGCCATAGAAAAAGCGGTGCGTGATCTTATAATCGAAGGTATTCAAAAACAGTTTTGGAGCTCGCAAGGTGGAAAAGAAGTAAATGATCAATTAGTGACAGACTATCTTGCGGAAAAGGAAAAAGATGAATCCACATTACTCTTTGATAGATTGCAAGTGGGGCGGGAAGCGCAAAATGCACTGTCAATATCATTGGGAGGCAATTTACCCGATAATGATTATAGCACGCAGGATGTAGGATTTTTGGCACGTCTGGAATACCAAAGGCGTTTTGGACGCTTTTTCAATGCAAATTTAAAAGCATCTGTTTTCAGGATTGATAATGGCAGGCAATATAGAAATGTGTTTGCAAGCGCCGATATAAATGGTGAGTTTGCATTATTACCCAATGACAAGTTTACACCATTTATTTATGCCGGTTCTGGGGTTATAATAGCTCTTTTAGATCCTAGAAATGAGAATGTTTTCGATACTGGTGAGCCCTTTTTTAAAGTACAGTATGGGGTAGGTCTGGAATATTATATTTCAAAAAAAATAGGAGTAAAACTGTTTGGGGAGCACAACCTTGTTTTCACTGATAAACTTGAAAAAGCTGTTCAGGGAAAACGAAACGATTTTTATTATAATTTTGGACTGGGCCTCAATTATTATTTTAAACTATAA
- a CDS encoding carboxypeptidase regulatory-like domain-containing protein: MKKYIYLVFASFFLINFGCSEDTIDVVLTGNISGKVTDKLTGKALENVKITTSPASTTVFSDSLGNFRMNDILVDDYSVQAELAGYTAGFESTAVIEGVLSKVSFELSVTTTKNLPPLAPTLVTPEDGAEELPLEVIFTWESSDPEGDELTCTLDLRNGSTNEMQIFEVGKDTTYTVSNLQLATKYFWQVTVSDNNNDPVSSIISEFKTLTLPDNPFLFVKKKNDNLVIYSGAEDMDPGNGQQPDPDFNVLQLTSDNTNSFRPRKSNLLKRIAFLRNSGGNTNIFTMKYDGTDVKQITSQRPLAGFRTEELDFTWAQNDSKLYYPYFDKLYSINSDGSGFKLEYTTSDGAFISEVAVPEFDDDLVLLKTNNPNGYGVRIYTARLNPDSEETIILENVNGAAGGIDISSNGINVIYTHDLSGDQNSSYRISESRIFYYTIGSGNPPAQLETDVILGENDLDARFSPSEGGVIFTRVKSNTNAIPDIYSYTFGQTQNDRLLFTNAFMPDWE, translated from the coding sequence ATGAAAAAATATATATACTTAGTTTTTGCGAGTTTCTTCCTAATCAACTTTGGGTGTAGCGAAGATACTATAGATGTGGTGCTCACAGGAAATATTTCGGGAAAGGTTACCGATAAACTTACGGGTAAAGCTTTGGAAAATGTAAAAATCACAACCAGTCCAGCATCTACAACCGTATTTTCTGATAGTTTGGGTAACTTCAGGATGAATGATATATTAGTTGACGACTATTCTGTTCAAGCTGAGCTGGCTGGATATACAGCTGGATTTGAATCTACTGCCGTTATTGAGGGTGTCTTGTCGAAGGTGTCATTTGAGCTGAGTGTCACAACTACTAAAAACCTTCCACCTTTAGCACCTACGTTAGTAACACCAGAAGACGGAGCAGAGGAGTTACCACTTGAAGTAATATTCACTTGGGAATCTTCTGATCCCGAAGGAGATGAACTTACTTGCACTTTAGATTTAAGAAATGGATCGACTAACGAGATGCAAATTTTTGAAGTGGGTAAGGACACCACCTATACGGTTAGTAATCTTCAGTTGGCAACTAAATATTTTTGGCAGGTAACAGTTTCGGACAATAATAACGACCCTGTAAGTTCAATTATTAGTGAATTTAAGACACTTACGCTACCTGACAACCCATTTCTTTTTGTTAAGAAAAAAAATGATAATTTGGTTATATATTCTGGAGCCGAAGATATGGATCCGGGGAACGGACAGCAACCAGACCCAGATTTTAATGTGCTACAACTTACAAGTGATAATACAAATAGTTTTAGGCCTCGAAAGAGTAACCTTCTAAAACGGATAGCTTTTTTGCGGAACTCTGGAGGCAATACGAATATTTTTACAATGAAATATGACGGAACCGATGTAAAACAAATTACTTCGCAAAGACCATTGGCAGGTTTCCGAACTGAAGAATTGGATTTTACTTGGGCGCAAAATGACAGCAAACTTTATTATCCCTATTTTGACAAATTGTATTCAATAAATTCTGATGGTAGTGGGTTTAAATTGGAGTACACAACAAGCGATGGTGCTTTTATCTCAGAAGTTGCTGTTCCAGAGTTTGATGACGATTTAGTTTTATTAAAAACAAATAACCCAAATGGATATGGAGTGCGTATATATACCGCACGACTTAATCCAGACTCAGAAGAGACAATAATCCTTGAAAATGTAAATGGAGCAGCGGGTGGAATTGATATTTCTTCAAATGGGATTAATGTAATCTATACACATGATTTAAGTGGAGACCAAAATTCCTCCTATAGAATTTCTGAGAGCCGCATTTTTTATTACACCATAGGAAGCGGAAATCCACCAGCGCAGTTAGAAACTGATGTTATATTGGGTGAAAATGATTTAGACGCAAGATTTTCTCCTTCAGAAGGTGGGGTGATATTTACAAGAGTAAAGAGTAATACCAATGCCATTCCTGATATTTATTCCTATACTTTTGGTCAAACGCAAAATGATCGGCTATTATTTACAAATGCCTTTATGCCCGATTGGGAATAA
- a CDS encoding T9SS type A sorting domain-containing protein: protein MKKTYVLALLLVAFTFSSYAQVELTDDFESYTLDPISAQAPQWRPWSGVDGGADDANVVDDEANSGLQSVLIPGNVLTDLILLVPSAPTSGMYTIQFQAFIPTGKSGYFNMQAALTPEGTAWNQALMGGNVFFNCDGASGGLGTIDESPAGQECTISAASFAYPEDQWFKVDCVYDLDAQTWDMYIDDIQFFFAQPFAFNTQVFIELAGLDFYSASANNQMFIDDVVMGPNITAGTNDVEANKFSVYPNPVKDMLNIKSVSAIDNVTVYDILGKVVLQENPGKISPAINMSGLASGSYLVKVTIGNTSKTVKVLK, encoded by the coding sequence ATGAAAAAAACTTACGTTTTAGCACTCCTTTTAGTTGCATTTACTTTTTCGTCTTACGCCCAAGTTGAATTAACTGATGATTTTGAATCTTATACTTTAGATCCAATTTCTGCTCAAGCTCCACAATGGAGACCATGGTCCGGTGTTGATGGCGGCGCTGATGATGCTAACGTTGTTGATGACGAAGCTAATTCTGGATTACAATCTGTGTTAATTCCAGGAAACGTCCTTACTGACCTTATTTTATTAGTTCCATCTGCTCCAACTAGCGGTATGTACACAATACAATTTCAAGCTTTTATTCCAACAGGAAAATCAGGTTACTTTAATATGCAAGCTGCATTAACCCCAGAAGGAACTGCTTGGAACCAAGCTTTGATGGGTGGTAACGTTTTCTTTAACTGTGACGGTGCTTCAGGTGGTTTAGGTACTATCGATGAAAGTCCAGCAGGACAAGAATGTACTATTTCTGCAGCAAGCTTTGCTTATCCAGAAGATCAGTGGTTTAAAGTTGACTGTGTTTATGACCTAGACGCACAGACTTGGGATATGTACATTGATGATATCCAATTCTTTTTTGCACAGCCTTTTGCCTTTAACACACAAGTGTTTATTGAATTAGCTGGTCTTGATTTCTACTCAGCAAGTGCAAACAACCAAATGTTTATTGACGATGTAGTTATGGGTCCAAATATTACTGCAGGTACAAATGATGTTGAAGCAAACAAATTTTCAGTATATCCAAACCCAGTAAAAGATATGTTGAACATTAAATCTGTTAGCGCAATTGATAACGTTACTGTTTATGATATCTTAGGAAAAGTTGTTCTTCAAGAAAATCCTGGAAAAATTTCTCCAGCTATCAACATGAGCGGTCTTGCTTCTGGTTCTTACTTAGTTAAAGTAACTATTGGAAACACTTCTAAAACAGTTAAGGTTCTTAAATAA
- a CDS encoding Lacal_2735 family protein: MISWFRRKSKVEILKEKYTSLMRRSFEMSIKDSAKSERLHSQADKLFREIQYLSLRHIEN, from the coding sequence ATGATAAGTTGGTTTAGAAGAAAATCCAAGGTTGAAATACTTAAAGAAAAGTATACCTCTTTAATGAGACGTTCTTTTGAAATGTCTATAAAGGATTCCGCAAAAAGCGAAAGATTACATAGCCAAGCCGACAAACTTTTCAGAGAAATCCAATATCTTTCACTTAGACATATTGAAAATTAA
- the pyrF gene encoding orotidine-5'-phosphate decarboxylase: MTTNQLISEIRKKNSFLCVGLDVDLEKIPAFFLKEEDPIFSFNKAIIDATHQFAVAYKPNTAFYEAYGIKGWKSLEKTINYLNENYPEIFTIADAKRGDIGNTSSRYAKAFFEDLGFDSITVAPYMGKDSIEPFLAFENKHTILLALTSNEGAYDFQTKKVGEQELYKQVLETSKQWKNSENLMYVVGATKAEYFTDIRKIIPDSFLLVPGIGAQGGNLRDVCKYGLNSNIGLLVNSSRGIIYASKNDDFAEAAAGEAKKIQFEMKAILDGVH, from the coding sequence ATGACAACCAATCAACTAATTTCAGAAATTAGAAAAAAGAATTCCTTTCTTTGCGTTGGACTCGACGTTGATCTTGAAAAAATTCCAGCATTTTTTTTGAAAGAAGAAGATCCAATTTTTTCTTTTAATAAGGCGATTATTGATGCAACCCATCAATTTGCAGTTGCCTATAAACCCAATACGGCTTTTTATGAAGCCTACGGAATAAAAGGGTGGAAGTCCTTAGAAAAAACCATAAACTATTTAAACGAAAACTATCCTGAAATTTTCACCATTGCTGATGCAAAACGAGGCGATATTGGGAACACTTCTTCGCGCTACGCAAAAGCCTTTTTTGAAGATTTGGGGTTTGATTCTATAACCGTTGCGCCTTATATGGGGAAGGATTCTATTGAACCTTTTCTTGCCTTCGAAAATAAACATACCATTTTGTTGGCGTTAACCTCTAATGAAGGTGCTTATGATTTTCAAACTAAAAAAGTTGGCGAACAAGAACTTTATAAACAGGTTTTAGAAACTTCAAAACAGTGGAAAAATAGTGAAAATTTAATGTATGTTGTTGGAGCTACTAAAGCTGAATACTTTACGGATATTCGTAAAATAATTCCTGATAGTTTTTTATTGGTTCCTGGAATTGGAGCGCAAGGCGGAAATTTGAGAGATGTTTGTAAATATGGGTTGAATTCCAATATTGGCTTGCTTGTGAATTCTTCACGAGGAATTATTTATGCTTCCAAGAACGATGATTTTGCAGAAGCTGCAGCTGGTGAAGCGAAAAAGATTCAGTTTGAAATGAAAGCTATTCTCGATGGAGTTCATTGA
- a CDS encoding T9SS type A sorting domain-containing protein, which yields MKKIYFLALALGAFSFSSYAQQELTDDFESYTLDPISAQSPHWRDWSGVDGGGDDGNVVDDEANSGLQSVRITGNGLTDLILLVPSAPINGVYTIQFQAFIPAGKSGYFNMQAALTPEGTEWVQALMGGNVYFNCDGSTPGLGGVTGVIDCSAFNQQFTFPEDQWFKVDCVYDIDAQAWDMYIDDVQFVFAEPFAFGAQVFIELAGLDFYSASPNNDMFIDDVVLYKGTIGTEDFTANKFSVYPNPVKDMLNIKSTTAVDNVTVYDILGKVVLQENPGKISPAINMSGLASGSYLVKVTIGNSSKTVKVLK from the coding sequence ATGAAAAAAATTTACTTTTTAGCACTTGCTCTAGGTGCATTTAGCTTTTCGTCTTACGCTCAACAAGAGTTAACAGACGATTTTGAATCTTACACTTTAGACCCTATATCGGCTCAATCTCCTCATTGGAGAGACTGGTCTGGTGTTGACGGTGGTGGTGACGACGGTAACGTTGTTGATGATGAAGCAAATTCTGGCTTACAATCTGTAAGAATTACAGGAAATGGTCTTACTGATTTAATTTTATTGGTTCCTTCTGCTCCAATCAACGGTGTTTACACAATTCAATTTCAAGCGTTTATTCCTGCTGGAAAATCAGGTTACTTTAACATGCAAGCTGCTCTTACTCCAGAAGGAACAGAGTGGGTACAAGCATTGATGGGTGGTAACGTTTACTTTAACTGTGATGGTTCTACTCCAGGTCTTGGTGGTGTTACTGGCGTTATTGATTGTTCCGCTTTTAATCAGCAATTTACTTTTCCAGAGGACCAGTGGTTTAAAGTTGACTGTGTTTATGATATCGACGCTCAAGCTTGGGATATGTACATAGATGATGTTCAGTTCGTTTTTGCTGAGCCATTTGCTTTTGGTGCACAAGTATTTATTGAATTGGCTGGTTTAGATTTTTACTCTGCAAGCCCTAACAATGATATGTTTATTGACGATGTGGTTCTTTACAAAGGAACAATTGGTACTGAAGACTTTACTGCTAACAAATTCTCAGTATATCCAAACCCAGTAAAAGATATGTTGAACATCAAATCTACTACTGCTGTTGATAACGTAACTGTTTATGATATCTTAGGAAAAGTTGTTCTTCAGGAAAATCCTGGAAAGATTTCTCCAGCTATCAACATGAGCGGTCTTGCTTCTGGTTCTTACTTAGTTAAAGTAACTATCGGAAACTCTTCTAAAACTGTAAAAGTTCTTAAATAA
- a CDS encoding AIR synthase related protein — protein sequence MSKEISKRYAQRGVSAGKEDVHNAIKNVDKGLFPKAFCKIVPDHLTGNDDYCLIMHADGAGTKSSLAYTYWKETGDLSVWKGIAQDALIMNIDDLLCVGAVDNIMLSSTIGRNKNRIPGEVISAIINGSEELIAELKSFGVTIHSTGGETADVGDLVRTIIVDSTVTARMKRSEVIDNANIKPGDVIVGLASFGQATYEKEYNGGMGSNGLTSARHDVFEKRLAKKYPESFDASVPEELVYSGSKKLQDSVEDSPLNAGKLVLSPTRTYAPIIKEILLQFSNKEIHGMVHCSGGAQTKVLHFVENLHIIKDNLFEVPPLFKLIQSESKTDWKEMYQVFNMGHRMELYVPEEIAATIIEISKFFEVDAQIVGRVEASDKKKLTIRSAYGEFIY from the coding sequence ATGAGTAAAGAGATTTCAAAACGATACGCACAACGAGGCGTATCGGCAGGTAAGGAAGATGTGCACAACGCTATCAAGAATGTTGATAAGGGTCTTTTTCCGAAGGCATTCTGCAAAATTGTTCCCGATCATTTAACCGGTAATGATGACTATTGCTTGATAATGCACGCCGATGGAGCGGGCACGAAATCTTCACTGGCTTACACATACTGGAAAGAAACAGGAGACCTATCTGTTTGGAAAGGTATTGCTCAAGATGCACTAATAATGAACATTGACGACCTTCTTTGCGTGGGAGCGGTAGACAATATTATGCTTTCCTCCACCATTGGACGAAACAAAAATCGTATTCCTGGCGAAGTTATTTCAGCAATTATAAATGGTTCGGAAGAACTTATAGCCGAACTTAAAAGTTTTGGCGTTACAATCCATTCCACAGGTGGTGAAACCGCAGATGTAGGTGATCTTGTTAGAACCATCATAGTAGATTCCACCGTAACAGCCAGAATGAAACGCAGTGAAGTTATTGACAACGCAAATATAAAGCCTGGTGATGTTATAGTTGGTTTAGCATCTTTTGGCCAAGCTACTTACGAAAAGGAATATAACGGTGGTATGGGCAGCAATGGATTGACCTCCGCAAGACACGATGTTTTTGAAAAGCGACTCGCCAAAAAATATCCTGAAAGTTTTGATGCCTCGGTTCCAGAAGAATTGGTTTATTCAGGTTCAAAAAAACTGCAGGATTCTGTTGAAGATAGTCCTTTGAATGCTGGAAAACTCGTGCTTTCGCCTACTCGGACGTATGCGCCTATCATTAAGGAAATCTTGTTGCAATTCAGCAATAAAGAAATTCACGGAATGGTACACTGCAGTGGTGGTGCTCAGACAAAAGTTCTTCATTTTGTTGAAAACCTCCATATCATAAAAGACAATCTTTTTGAAGTTCCGCCACTTTTCAAACTGATTCAATCTGAAAGCAAAACAGATTGGAAGGAAATGTATCAAGTATTCAATATGGGTCATAGAATGGAACTTTATGTTCCTGAGGAAATTGCGGCAACCATTATTGAAATTTCTAAATTTTTTGAGGTTGATGCGCAAATTGTTGGTAGGGTGGAAGCTTCTGATAAAAAGAAGCTTACAATTAGGTCGGCTTATGGAGAGTTCATTTATTAA
- a CDS encoding DUF4197 domain-containing protein gives MWVKKIFLICSIFTLISCAELQQVVNTLPTQTGVGIGMDPTMIASGLRQALDLGIDKQVTKLTQRDGFYGNQLVKILLPQELQKVDQTLRDIGLGSLADEGIKALNRAAEDAVKQATPIFVSAVKDITFNDAKTILLGPDNAATNYLQQRTNTALYSKFNPVIKKSFSKVGADQIWSNIITKYNSVPFVTKVNTDLTDYVTNEALSGVYKMISVEEKDIRNNISSRTTSLLRQVFALQD, from the coding sequence ATGTGGGTCAAAAAAATATTCCTAATCTGTTCAATATTTACTTTAATTTCTTGCGCTGAACTTCAGCAAGTAGTAAATACACTTCCCACACAAACTGGAGTTGGTATCGGTATGGATCCAACTATGATCGCAAGTGGATTACGCCAAGCCTTAGATTTAGGTATAGACAAACAAGTAACCAAGCTTACTCAAAGGGATGGTTTTTATGGTAATCAATTAGTGAAAATTTTGTTACCCCAAGAATTACAGAAAGTAGATCAGACCCTTCGTGACATTGGTTTGGGTAGTTTGGCTGATGAAGGTATTAAAGCTCTGAATAGAGCAGCTGAAGACGCCGTAAAACAAGCTACGCCTATATTTGTAAGCGCAGTAAAAGATATAACCTTTAACGATGCAAAAACCATACTTTTAGGTCCAGACAACGCAGCTACAAATTATTTGCAACAACGAACTAACACCGCCCTATATTCGAAATTTAATCCCGTTATTAAAAAATCTTTTTCAAAAGTTGGTGCTGATCAAATTTGGAGCAATATAATTACTAAATATAATTCAGTGCCGTTTGTTACCAAGGTAAATACAGATCTTACGGATTACGTTACCAATGAAGCATTAAGCGGTGTATATAAAATGATTAGTGTTGAAGAAAAAGACATCCGAAATAATATCTCGTCGCGAACTACCTCATTGCTAAGACAAGTTTTCGCACTTCAGGATTAA